A region of Amyelois transitella isolate CPQ chromosome 11, ilAmyTran1.1, whole genome shotgun sequence DNA encodes the following proteins:
- the LOC106134969 gene encoding mpv17-like protein isoform X1 — protein MFVKNSGNQVTNQDAMLSRVAQVWRQSLKQYPVATNTGVYASFYLAAELMQQTYNKMNKPEKPDIDLTAAARISAVGSTLYAPTLYYWYKFLDRKFAGKAMKTVITKVAADQFLMTPVLLASFFTIMSVVERKEDIFAELREKYWMAFMANQSFWIPAQMVNFSFMPPHLRVVYVATASFLWINVLCFIKRQKTGKEMILEVTPSL, from the exons atgtttgtaaaaaattcCGGAAATCAGGTAACAAATCAG GACGCGATGCTGTCACGAGTGGCTCAAGTCTGGCGGCAGTCCCTGAAGCAGTACCCCGTGGCTACCAACACTGGGGTCTACGCCAGCTTCTACTTAGCAGCTGAGCTGATGCAGCAGACGTACAATAAGATGAACAAG CCAGAAAAGCCAGATATTGACTTGACAGCGGCTGCGCGAATCTCAGCGGTGGGAAGCACTTTGTACGCCCCAACTTTATATTATTG GTACAAGTTCCTGGACCGAAAATTCGCCGGCAAGGCAATGAAGACGGTGATCACGAAAGTAGCCGCTGATCAGTTCCTGATGACACCAGTTTTATTAGCCTCATTTTTCACca TTATGAGTGTCGTGGAACGCAAGGAAGACATTTTCGCTGAACTTCGAGAAAAATACTGGATGGCCTTCATGGCCAACCAATCCTTCTGGATACCGGCGCAAATGGTCAACTTCTCCTTCATGCCCCCTCATTTGAGGGTCGTTTACGTGGCGACTGCCTCGTTTCTATGGATTAATGTTTTGTGCTTCATCAAAAGACAAAAGACTGGCAAAGAAATGATCTTAGAAGTTACACCAAGCTTGTAA
- the LOC106134969 gene encoding mpv17-like protein isoform X2, whose amino-acid sequence MLSRVAQVWRQSLKQYPVATNTGVYASFYLAAELMQQTYNKMNKPEKPDIDLTAAARISAVGSTLYAPTLYYWYKFLDRKFAGKAMKTVITKVAADQFLMTPVLLASFFTIMSVVERKEDIFAELREKYWMAFMANQSFWIPAQMVNFSFMPPHLRVVYVATASFLWINVLCFIKRQKTGKEMILEVTPSL is encoded by the exons ATGCTGTCACGAGTGGCTCAAGTCTGGCGGCAGTCCCTGAAGCAGTACCCCGTGGCTACCAACACTGGGGTCTACGCCAGCTTCTACTTAGCAGCTGAGCTGATGCAGCAGACGTACAATAAGATGAACAAG CCAGAAAAGCCAGATATTGACTTGACAGCGGCTGCGCGAATCTCAGCGGTGGGAAGCACTTTGTACGCCCCAACTTTATATTATTG GTACAAGTTCCTGGACCGAAAATTCGCCGGCAAGGCAATGAAGACGGTGATCACGAAAGTAGCCGCTGATCAGTTCCTGATGACACCAGTTTTATTAGCCTCATTTTTCACca TTATGAGTGTCGTGGAACGCAAGGAAGACATTTTCGCTGAACTTCGAGAAAAATACTGGATGGCCTTCATGGCCAACCAATCCTTCTGGATACCGGCGCAAATGGTCAACTTCTCCTTCATGCCCCCTCATTTGAGGGTCGTTTACGTGGCGACTGCCTCGTTTCTATGGATTAATGTTTTGTGCTTCATCAAAAGACAAAAGACTGGCAAAGAAATGATCTTAGAAGTTACACCAAGCTTGTAA
- the LOC106134865 gene encoding uncharacterized protein LOC106134865 codes for FLFQYFTKKPSITTDSLDNKILLRTLVLMILVAISPILIMFITFGILYKLLCSVIIKLKDQSFVKFLDSFDVFWFLEGDSVINILGVIETESPELLVENMRHRLENLFEKGTCDKIFYRRNEDYGFYYWRKNSVIDMTEYVEMLEMPDKCVLNERDLENIMTDLSSQPLPYNDEGLFKIIITKQRVSNNNNEREEFGIIIRIHHSVGDGVALIDFLCESLADKGQSFNNAFNISEFQNRNTPDDLVKMITKLCEIPLCVVDLILRKPDENSLHGPTLLGVKHFKWTTSDENLLIMIKEIKENVKLNFFDVICTALAGGLNNYFNKTMTHVPEDVAVIVPIRFPPTTVASEDRNKLNNDFTVAMFDLPVNEHKNINKMKSRFADFKLNNEYLANYYILKLASIFPKQILKPIFFSSQATVTLSNMPGPDVLTVCGGTLKKLVFFLPLKGISGVGVSAFCYGGVLRLALSVDAALVPNADDLDFILEGMVDEIRRMHELYAKK; via the exons TTCTTGTTTCAGTATTTTACGAAGAAACCTTCAATAACAACAGACTCGCTTGATAACAAAATACTTTTGAGAACTCTAGTGTTGATGATATTAGTAGCGATAAGTCCAATTCTTATAATGTTCATTACATTTGGCATCTTATACAAGTTATTGTGTTcagtgataataaaattaaaggacCAGAGTTTCGTAAAATTTTTAGACAGTTTTGATGTGTTTTGGTTCTTGGAGGGTGATTCAGTTATAAATATTCTGGGTGTCATTGAAACTGAATCCCCGGAATTGTTGGTAGAAAATATGAGACACAGATTGGAAAACCTCTTTGAAAAAGGAACgtgtgataaaatattttatagaagaAATGAAGATTATGGATTCTACTATTGGAGGAAAAACAGCGTTATAGATATGACTGAATATGTTGAAATGTTAGAGATGCCCGACAAATGTGTGCTAAATGAAAGAGACCTAGAAAATATAATGACTGATCTGTCTAGCCAACCTTTGCCATATAACGATGAAggtctattcaaaattattattacgaaACAAAGAGTGagtaataataacaatgaaaGAGAAGAATTTGGGATAATAATTAGAATTCACCATTCTGTTGGAGATGGAGTTGCTTTAATAGACTTTTTGTGCGAGTCCTTAGCTGATAAAGGCCAATCCTTCAATAATGCCTTTAATATCTCTGAATTTCAAAATCGCAATACACCAGATGACTTAGTTAAAATGATAACAAAATTATGTGAAATTCCTTTGTGTGTTGTTGATCTCATTCTAAGAAAGCCTGATGAAAATTCACTTCATGGTCCAACTTTATTGGGAGTAAAGCATTTTAAATGGACGACATCAGATGAAAACTTGTTGATAatgattaaagaaataaaagagaaTGTTAAGTTAAACTTTTTTGATGTTATCTGTACGGCACTAGCGGGCGGccttaacaattattttaataag ACAATGACACATGTTCCAGAAGACGTAGCTGTTATTGTACCAATAAGATTTCCCCCAACAACCGTTGCCAGTGAAGATCGAAACAAATTGAATAACGATTTCACGGTTGCCATGTTTGATTTGCCagtaaatgaacataaaaatattaataagatgAAAAGTAGATTTGCGGATTTCAAACTTAACAACGAATATCTG GCAAATTATTACATTCTAAAGTTAGCAAGTATATTTCCTAAACAAATCCTCAAGCCTATTTTCTTTAGTAGCCAGGCCACGGTGACACTAAGCAATATGCCTGGACCCGACGTTTTGACTGTCTGTGGTGGCACACTCAAGAAATTAGTGTTCTTCTTGCCTCTGAAAGGAATATCAG GTGTAGGAGTATCGGCTTTCTGTTACGGTGGCGTTCTTCGTCTAGCACTATCTGTTGATGCTGCACTGGTCCCCAACGCTGATGATCTGGACTTCATTCTGGAGGGAATGGTCGACGAGATCAGGCGAATGCACGAATTGTACGCAAAGAAGTAA